The Primulina eburnea isolate SZY01 chromosome 18, ASM2296580v1, whole genome shotgun sequence genome segment GCagttcctggcatcaattcaatgctaaaatcaagcTCTCTCTGCGGTGGAAAACATGGTATCTCCTCCAGAAAGACATCAGAAAGTTGTTTCACCACCGGTATATCAGACAATCTCGGCTCTTCCTTTAAAGCATCcacatcataaatcatatatccctAATTTCCTAAGGATAATAGCTTAAACATTTCCATCGCTGAAACTAAAGGTATTTTAGATTGCGATCCTcgaccataaaaattccatttgTCACCAAAATGAGGTCGAAAACGTACTACACCATGAAAACAGTCTACAGTAGCTCCATAATTTGTCAAGGTATCCATACcaatgatacaatcaaagtcataCATCGGTAACACAATCAAATTAGAAATCATAATACTGTCACCGAAATGAAATACACAGTTCAACACAATCTGCCCTGATAAAATCACTTTATCGGCTGGAGTGGACACAGATGCAAACTCATGCAATGATGTAGTCACAAAGTCATATTCATCAACAAAATTGGATGCAAGGAAAGagtgagatgctcctgtatcaaataaaactaCAATACAGTATAGCCATTAATTAAACAAGTACCTGCGATTACACCACCTAGAGCCTCTCTAGCTTGATCCTCTGTCAAAGCATACACTCTAGCCTTTTGTGGACCTGGGAATGATTGAGGTGCATTACCCCGAACCTGTGGATAATCTGACTACTGAAAATACTGCGCAGGAGTAAAGGGTCTCTGAGACGAACCACCCGAAAAACCACCTCTGTTCTGAGGAAACTGTTGTGGTCTCATCTGCCCTTGAGTACGGTTTGGACAAgatctagcaaagtgtcctttcTGACTGCAATTATGACATGTCCCACGTACACCACCACACTGAGATGTATGATGTCTACCTCCACAACGCTCACAATACACCACTGAATACTGATTCCCTGAAAAAGGCGTCCCCGATACACTTTTAGATCCACTTGAGCTAGATGAACTCGACTGACCTTTCTTCTTGAAGTTCATTCCTATGGGCTTAAACCTTTGAGGTTTTTGGTGTTGGAAGAACTGCTGCTGCTGGAAAGGCTGCTAAAGTACATAAGATGATGTACCCATTGGTAATTTCATACCTCCACTGGGTATCTGTAGAGTCTGCTGCTGATTATCTCTTTGAAATCCTGCTTCTAATCTTATTGCCTTGTTGACTGCATCGGCATAGCTAACCGGATTACTAGCCAAAACCAAGTAATATAAATGAGAACCCAATCCTTGCAGAAATTTCTCCATTTTTGCCCCATCATTATCGGCGATATGCGGCACGTAAATCAATAAAGATGATAATTGTCGAGCATATTCCGCAACTGGTAAATTACCCTGAACCAATTTATGAAATGCAGATGATTTGGCAGCATAATAAGAAGGTGGAGAATACTCTTGTCTGAACTGAGCACTGAaaacatcccaagtaataactGTGCCAGCATCACGCAAAGCCCTGGCAGTAGCCTCCCACCAACGTTCAGCATTGTCCCTCAGCTGAAGAACTACTAATTTTACTCTTCGGTTGGAATCATATTCCACCAAATCAAACAAATTATTCATGGCCCTTAACCAACTTTCAGCTTTTTCATTAGCTTCGGAGCCATCAAAGATAGGAGGATTCAGATTCTGAAATCTCGATACCACCAATTCCATATCATTCACTCTACGGGTGATCTGTTCAACTTCCACATTAACATTCTGTACTGCTTCACCAGTAGGTCGACCACGTCTACCTCGAGCATTCACATCAATACCATCCATATTCTGAGCACCAGACTCTTGAACCACTTCTTTACCTTTCCTACCTCTCGGTGCCATTCTACAAAACCAAAGTTAATTCCCAAAATATTCATTAACTTCAAAATAATTCAAAGCACCGaaaagaaaatgtcaaaatgctCAAGAATCCATTACCTACTAATGCAAAAACATGTTCATCTCTAAAATACTAACATGCAATTCAAACCAGGCAAAATCAAGTAATTCCAAATAATCAATCACATGCGCACAATTTATTTGTGCCTAGACTCGAGTGTACTAACTCTATATGAGCGTATCCCAGtctacgctctgataccaaactgTGAGGGCCTTGTTcctgattaatattttattaacacACAATCAGGATTAATTAGTATAAACAGCGAAAACGAgttaaaattttgctttttggcccaatagaaatttcggcatgacctccccgtaaataggacattccgaaaaaatataaaataaccaAAACGACTAAATCAAAACCCTCAACAAACATCCAATACGAAACAATCCCAACCAGGCACAATCACAACGACGATCCTCCACAAACACAATATACAACTACTCGGGGCATACCCCGGTAATACATAGACTCCACaatacataaatataatatctaggGACTTGATGACTGAACTCACagagaaaaaaaataaaggCTTGAGCTCAAAACTCAAAGTGCTCTTGCGCCCCTCGGTGCTTTATCCTGAGCAGCCGAAGACGAACCACCTGCATGACCTGCTATGGAAACACTGCACAAACCACATCAGTCCCAAAGGACAGGGGTCAAACCCCAGTACGAAGATCAAATAAATTACAGCATGTATAAATGACATGTAATAAAATCAATGCAATGCATGTACGGGTGCAAGATGTCTGGATATCAGGAGTCAAAGGATCGATATCAACAATCATAATATATGCTCGAGCTGGTCCACGACTCAGCGGACCTGTCCACGACtcagcggacagtgtctgggGATATGGCTTCACACTTGATGCCAGCAACTACCTAAGCGGACCGAGTCAAGGTGCCcaaaatgtgacaccctgacccgtaacattaaaataatacagcggaaataaaattttctttaaaatatggaaggagtttcaaaatacatttcataaaattgtttacaaaataatcacatgatcattcaaatgatatgcaaaatacaaaagaatcattcttatgatcatgtcccaaaatgatacaaaatatcttccttccaacggtgcttgcatatgactcccatccacaaTCACTGTCCCGGCCGGttactctgatctgcatcacatgaataaactgaaatgagaataaatctcagcaagtggaactctaacatagcaatgatacaatatactctgaaaatcatggctttgaaatcataaataccatcaactctgaaacatgaatactgtagcaatatcatagcaatagatagcaatacgatggtatttctcttttctctgattggattgatatcaatagtgtctatgactgtgggtgcaaatatcccatcgatataaatcgataactgtgagggatttaagcctataggcgatgatcatctaatttcatgcaatgctctgactatgattaatcaatccaataaaacatttgaactctgaatatcatttaaagccgtcttttcacaatctcatattttctcttgtattcccttttaacaatagtgagacatcaatgcctccaatagataatcaatgatatcaatacataacaatagatcaatggaagggaataacactttgaaacctttaaaacacaatacatataacatcatgtgagcaaaaaggatgaaattccacttacaacccaatagaacacctcaaataagctcttggtacaccacctacaacaataatccataaacaacaccaaaatcaactctatatccacaaatacaagttaaataatccattaaaccaaccaaaacatcaacctatagtaactcatctccaaaaactacgatagaatcgcaccaaaaacttacctaagcttccttataccgcgaagaacgtcgatctcaagtcggaaatcgaaacaaagccaagaatcaaaggtaggaagctaaagaaatggatgaaaacccttgccaatggagggaaatctcgaatggaagggaaagaaatggataaggtatggccaaaaactcccaaaaagtagctaaatatctcgcccatacttacaccgcgggtgcggtcacacaagcaccgcgggtgcggtcagctcacggcaatccaacaaaattccatgcacgaacaccgcgggtgcggtgctacaattaccgcgggggcggtgcacaccgcgggggcggtccttgcactgccgcgggtgcggtcatgccacggccttccaaatgcaaaatgatgaatagtacaccgcgggggcactcatctaagagcgcgggtgcactctactcacggcaatgaacagtacaaactcaactaaaatcaatccgaaacgctgaaacgaacaaccaacaacaactaacacctcaaataaataataaccaataatactatagcccaaaacacgactataatcatctaatcataaacccaaataacacaataaagcttaaaccgtaccgtacaccgggctcggctattacaatctcccctccttagaggaatttcgtcctcgaaattgacgtcactgcacgaacaactcaggatacttctctctcatctcatcctctggttcccacgtagcctcctctatcaaatagttcctccaaaggactttaacgatgccgatctctttgttcctcagaactctaactgtgcgatccaaaatctggaccggaatctcttggtacgtcaaactcggtgtcaagtccaatggctcgtggtgaagaacatgggtaggatctgcaatatacttcctgagcatcgatacgtgaaacacattatggactctgtcaagatcgggcggtagggctaatctgtaggctcggtcaccaattctgtccaatatctcgaatggaccaatgaatctaggactcaacttgcccttcttgccaaatctcatcacacccttgagaggtgctatcttcaaaaatacatgatcgccaacctcgaactgcaaaggtctgcgacgaacatctgcatagctcttctgtctggactgagcagttttcatcctctctctgatcactgcaacaacatcggcagtctgctggaccaactcgggacccaacatcttcctctcaccaacctcatcccaaaacaaaggcgatct includes the following:
- the LOC140819142 gene encoding uncharacterized protein, whose amino-acid sequence is MNFKKKGQSSSSSSSGSKSVSGTPFSGNQYSVVYCERCGGRHHTSQCGGVRGTCHNCSQKGHFARSCPNRTQGQMRPQQFPQNRGPQKARVYALTEDQAREALGGVIAGASHSFLASNFVDEYDFVTTSLHEFASVSTPADKVILSGQIVLNCVFHFGDSIMISNLIVLPMYDFDCIIGMDTLTNYGATVDCFHGVVRFRPHFGDKWNFYGRGSQSKIPLVSAMEMFKLLSLGN